The following coding sequences lie in one Rutidosis leptorrhynchoides isolate AG116_Rl617_1_P2 chromosome 6, CSIRO_AGI_Rlap_v1, whole genome shotgun sequence genomic window:
- the LOC139854638 gene encoding L10-interacting MYB domain-containing protein-like: protein MDQVGDSLKLKKGRLNWKHDGLEKTFLEACIHEIVNDGREGNSLKMRSWKNVAEKLKEEHGFIADQRQMKNRFDYLKGKFNVWTKLHNKTGNVYDPVTKKFNLTKEEWEIEIKLNKYAEPLKNAPLLYPDLCAQLFDGATVTGLDGWGPASTLPHPQEAHDDLEINE from the exons ATGGATCAAGTTGGTGATTCTTTGAAATTAAAAAAGGGTAGGCTGAACTGGAAACATGATGGTTTAGAGAAAACTTTTCTTGAAGCTTGTATTCACGAGATTGTTAATGATGGACGAGAAGGAAATAGCCTTAAGATGCGTTCATGGAAAAACGTTGCAGAAAAGCTTAAAGAAGAACATGGTTTTATTGCGGATCAACGACAAATGAAGAACCGTTTTGACTATCTTAAAGGAAAGTTTAACGTGTGGACAAAGTTACACAACAAAACTGGAAATGTCTATGACCCAGTAACAAAGAAGTTCAATCTTACAAAAGAAGAATGGGAGATAGAGATAAAG TTGAACAAGTATGCGGAACCCCTAAAGAATGCACCTTTGTTGTATCCCGATCTCTGTGCTCAACTATTTGATGGAGCAACTGTTACCGGGCTTGATGGTTGGGGACCGGCATCTACCTTACCTCATCCACAAGAAGCTCATGATGATCTCGAAATAAATGAGTAA
- the LOC139853174 gene encoding mitochondrial import inner membrane translocase subunit PAM16 like 2-like, which produces MAAKILANLIIMGGGILVRGMVQAYRQALQNASKTGVANETLQNAVRRGSKAMTEQEARQILGVSEQSSWEEIAKKYDTLFERNATSGSFYLQSKVHRAKECLETVYKKDQPGDPVG; this is translated from the exons ATG GCGGCTAAAATTCTTGCAAATTTGATTATAATGGGCGGTGGAATATTAGTTAGGGGAATGGTTCAAGCATATCGCCAGGCCCTTCAGA ACGCTTCAAAAACAGGTGTAGCTAATGAAACATTACAGAATGCTGTACGTAGAGGTAGCAAAGCTATGACTGAACAGGAGGCCAGACAAATTCTCGGTGTAAGCGAGCAGTCATCTTGGGAGGAAATTGCAAAG AAATATGATACTTTATTTGAGCGGAATGCTACAAGCGGGAGTTTTTATCTGCAGTCAAAAGTTCATAGGGCCAAGGAATGTTTGGAGACGGTGTATAAGAAAGATCAACCCGGCGATCCTGTAGGTTAA